Proteins co-encoded in one Salvia splendens isolate huo1 chromosome 4, SspV2, whole genome shotgun sequence genomic window:
- the LOC121799082 gene encoding bZIP transcription factor 53-like, whose protein sequence is MSAINIISSSSEEDNKKRKRKISNRESARRSRMKREQHMKDLNDQILYFGSKSGDLTRKIDEIGRRYAAAEAENRILRLHGEELKKRLQFLEEMVDSYNRNSCIDVKEDDDGDCFVRDVLKDFDVERPWLQPAFQSQAVDGIYQF, encoded by the coding sequence ATGTCAGCCATAAACATAATCTCGAGCTCATCGGAGGAGGAcaacaagaagaggaagaggaagatcTCGAACCGGGAATCGGCGAGGCGTTCGAGGATGAAGAGGGAGCAGCACATGAAGGATTTGAACGACCAGATCTTGTATTTCGGGTCCAAGAGCGGCGATCTCACGCGGAAGATCGACGAGATAGGGCGGCGCTACGCGGCGGCGGAGGCCGAGAACAGAATCTTGAGGCTGCATGGGGAGGAGCTGAAGAAGAGGCTGCAGTTTTTAGAAGAAATGGTGGATTCTTACAATAGGAATTCTTGCATTGATGTGAAAGAAGATGACGATGGTGATTGTTTTGTGAGGGATGTTTTGAAAGACTTTGATGTTGAACGGCCATGGCTGCAGCCGGCTTTTCAGTCTCAGGCTGTTGATGGGATTTACCAGTTCTGA